The sequence below is a genomic window from Barrientosiimonas humi.
AGCAGGTCGGCGACCGACACCCGCAGCAGCTCGGTGCGGCGCACCGCCCGGACGGCGTGCGCCGCGGCCTCGAGGTCGTCGTGGCGGGCGGCAGCGCGCTGCATCTGCTCGGTGATCGCGGCCCGGTCGCGCGGGCGCAGCGGCTCGGAGCTGCTGAGCAGGCTGACGGCCGACGGCGAGCGCTCGAGCATCGCCGCGGCGTAACGGCTGCGCGCCAGCACCCGGGCGAGCTGCTCGGCGCCGCTGCCCTCGCGCAGCTGCTTGAGGAACCACGGGCTCGAGCCGAGCTCCTCGCTGATCTTGCGGAAGGCCAGCATACCCGCGTCGGGGTCGGCCTCCTCGGCGAACCACTGCAGCATCACCGGCAGCAGCGTGCGCTGCATGACCGCACGCCGGCTCACGCCGCTGGTGAGCGCCTCGACGTGCCGGATGGCACCGCCCGGGTCGCGAAAACCCAACGCTGCCAAGCGATCTCGTGCGTCGTCCAGGCTCAGGCGCGCGTCGTCGTCGTCGAGCCGCGCCACGGCGGACAGCAGCGGGCGGTAGAACAGCCGCTCGTGCATGCGGCGCACCTCACGGGCCTGCTCGCGCCACAGCCGGGTCACCGCCTCGGCGGAGTCGCTGCGCAGCCCGACCGACCGGCCCAGCCGCCGCAGGTCGGCCTCGGCCGTGGGCATCAGGTGGGTGCGGCGCATGCGATAGAGCTGGATCCGGTGCTCCAGCACCCGCAGCCGGCGGTAGGCGTCGTCGAGGTCGTGCGCGTCGGTGCGACCGACGTACCCCCGCTCGGAGAGGGCCTCCAGCGCGGCGAGGGTGCCCCGCATGCGGATGTTCTCGTCGGTGCGGCCGTGCACCAGCTGCAGCAGCTGCACGCTGAACTCGATGTCGCGCAGCCCGCCCGGGCCGAGCTTGAGCTGGCGCGCGGCCTCGGCGGGCGGCACGTGCTGCTCGACGCGCCGGCGCATCGCCTGCACGTCCTCGACGAAGTTGTCGCGCCGGGACGCCTGCCAGACCAGCGGACCCACGGCATCGAGGTACGCCTGCCCCAGCTCGGCGTCGCCGGCCACCGGGCGGGCCTTGAGCAGCGCCTGGAACTCCCACGTCTTGGCCCAGCGGTCGTAGTAGGCGCGGTGGCTCGCGACGGTGCGCACCAGCGGCCCCTGGGCGCCCTCGGGCCGCAGGTTGGCGTCGACGGTCCACAGGCTCCCCTCCCCCGTGGCCGCGGAGCAGGCGCGCATCGTGGCGGTCGCGAGCGCGGTGGCGACGGCGAGGGCATCGTCCTCGTCGGCGCCCTCGGCCGGCTCGGCCACGAAGATGACGTCGACGTCGGAGATGTAGTTGAGCTCCCGGCCGCCGCACTTGCCCATCCCGATGATCGCGAGCCGGCAGCGGTCGGCGCCCTCGACCTCCTCGCGCGCGATGTGCAGCGCCGCCTCGAGCGCGGCGGCGGCCAGGTCGGCGAGCGCGGCCGCGACCTGGGGGAACTGCGCCTCGGGGTCGCCGGTGAGGTCGACCGCGGCGATGCGCACCAGCTGGCGGCGGTAGGCGATGCGCAGCGCGTCGTAGCGCGTGCGGTCGTCGGGCCGGGCGTCGATGTCGGCCTGCAGGGCGGCGGTGAGGGTCTCGGCGTCGTCGATGCGCGCGTCGAGCAGGTCGTGCCAGTGCTGGGGGTGGCGCACCAGGTGGTCGGTGAGCGCGGTCGACCCGCCGAGCACCTGGACCAGCCGTTCGCGGCCCGCCCCGTCGTGCAGCAGCAGCCGGCGCAGCTCCTCGACCTCCGACCGCGGCAGCACCTCGGCGAGCCGGACCAGGCCCAGCAGCGCCTGGTCGGGGTCGGCGACCCGGCCGAGCGCCTCGACCAGCTCGCGCGCGCTGGCGTCGGTGACGTCGCGCACGCCGAGCTCGTCCAGCAGGCCGACGGCCCGGGAGGTGTCGGTCAGCCCGGCCCGGGCGAGCGTGCTGGCCTGCCCGTCGTGCCGCTTGGCGCGATCGCTCACAGCCGCTTGAGGTACTGGTCGAGCTCGAACTGGGTGACCTGCTCGCGGTAGGCGCTCCACTCGGCCCGCTTGTTGCGCAGGAAGAAGTCGAAGACGTGCTCGCCGAGCGTCTCGGCGACCAGGTCGGAGTCCTCCATGATGCGGATCGCCTCGTCGAGGGAGGACGGCAGCGGGTCGATGCCCATGGCGCGCCGCTCGCGGTCGGTGAGCTGCCAGACGTCGTCCTCGGCCTCGGGCGGCAGCTCGTAGCTCTCCTCGATGCCCTTGAGCCCGGCCGCGAGCAGCACGGCGTAGGCGAGGTAGGGGTTGCACGCGGAGTCGATGGATCGCACCTCGACGCGCACGCTCTGCTCCTTGCCGGGC
It includes:
- a CDS encoding bifunctional [glutamine synthetase] adenylyltransferase/[glutamine synthetase]-adenylyl-L-tyrosine phosphorylase; this encodes MSDRAKRHDGQASTLARAGLTDTSRAVGLLDELGVRDVTDASARELVEALGRVADPDQALLGLVRLAEVLPRSEVEELRRLLLHDGAGRERLVQVLGGSTALTDHLVRHPQHWHDLLDARIDDAETLTAALQADIDARPDDRTRYDALRIAYRRQLVRIAAVDLTGDPEAQFPQVAAALADLAAAALEAALHIAREEVEGADRCRLAIIGMGKCGGRELNYISDVDVIFVAEPAEGADEDDALAVATALATATMRACSAATGEGSLWTVDANLRPEGAQGPLVRTVASHRAYYDRWAKTWEFQALLKARPVAGDAELGQAYLDAVGPLVWQASRRDNFVEDVQAMRRRVEQHVPPAEAARQLKLGPGGLRDIEFSVQLLQLVHGRTDENIRMRGTLAALEALSERGYVGRTDAHDLDDAYRRLRVLEHRIQLYRMRRTHLMPTAEADLRRLGRSVGLRSDSAEAVTRLWREQAREVRRMHERLFYRPLLSAVARLDDDDARLSLDDARDRLAALGFRDPGGAIRHVEALTSGVSRRAVMQRTLLPVMLQWFAEEADPDAGMLAFRKISEELGSSPWFLKQLREGSGAEQLARVLARSRYAAAMLERSPSAVSLLSSSEPLRPRDRAAITEQMQRAAARHDDLEAAAHAVRAVRRTELLRVSVADLLGEIDLDTVEEGLTEITAATLQVLLDLAERQVAAERDGAAPCAIAVIGMGRFGGRELGYSSDADVMFVHEPHDGADDQDAQEHALAVVTELSRLGKLNGPDPAFEIDASLRPEGKSGPLVRSLESYRSYYSRWSEGWEAQALLRATPVAGDRDLGARMVELIDPLRWPEGGISSSAVRQIRTLKARMEAERIPRGGDRKTHFKLGHGGLSDVEWTVQLLQLQHASEVPGLRHPGTMTPLAAAAEAGLLDAEQAEALREAWTFATRLRNASVLWRGRAVDALPSDLRDGDGIGRILGYPPASGPQLHDEYRRRARHARSVVDDVFYGTPPGPGARTARH